The genomic interval GCCTCCTCGTCCTCTCGCGATGCCGCGTCCTCCGCCCAGCGGCCGATCGCCTCGAGCATCTGCTCCGCCGACGCCATCCCTCTTCCTCTCCCCCGCGAGCCCCGGGCAAGCGGCACGCGCCACCCGCTGAAGGTAGCAAATCGTTGCCGGCCCTGACAAATGAAAAGGCCCGCGGCAGCGGCGGAAGCGCCCCATGCCCCAGCCCGGGAGTCCCGCCTGGGCACCAGGGTTCCGCGGCCGTTCAGCTCCCGCGGCGCCAGAAGCGGCGAGTGCGGCCCGCGAGGTGCTGGTAGGCCTGCTGGATCTGGATGAGGCGCCGATGGGCCAGGTCCTGGAACTCCTTCCCGAGGTGGTTGACCTTGTCCGGGTGGTACTGGGCGACCAGCCGCCGGTACGCCGTCTTCACCTCCTCTTGGGACGCGCCCGGCTCGAGCCCGAGGACGACATAGGGGTCCTCCTCGCGCTCGTCTGTCGCCGCGGCGCGGGGGCGCGACTCCCCTTCTCCGGCGGCCTCCCCGCCCCGGCGCCCCGCGGCCGTGCGCCCCTGGAGGCGCCACAGGAGGTACGCCACGAGGGCCAGGACCGCGAGGTCATCGAACCATCCCGGCCCGACCAGGACATCGGGGATGAGGTCAAAAGGGCTCACGACGTACAGGAGCCCCAGGATCAAGGGGAGGGCACGTTTCAGCCAGGCGCCCATGGC from Candidatus Methylomirabilis sp. carries:
- a CDS encoding DnaJ domain-containing protein, which translates into the protein MGAWLKRALPLILGLLYVVSPFDLIPDVLVGPGWFDDLAVLALVAYLLWRLQGRTAAGRRGGEAAGEGESRPRAAATDEREEDPYVVLGLEPGASQEEVKTAYRRLVAQYHPDKVNHLGKEFQDLAHRRLIQIQQAYQHLAGRTRRFWRRGS